One window from the genome of Crassostrea angulata isolate pt1a10 chromosome 2, ASM2561291v2, whole genome shotgun sequence encodes:
- the LOC128172106 gene encoding uncharacterized protein LOC128172106 has translation MAFDNVLTRKQDTDDGVSVTNGSTPETYKSEDNGDVIEATKNIGENISFIISTQMKNHFLGKTHNTCQSFSDYPLCIELFCLVREILKRVVDSCLTNMTCHKGKTNDLLHDSKRETAVPIQKTMSTFDWRKKETKEVLETLSSKQSEIILATEKKLNETESELKTFSDSLRKFQHTIKMLDQKTMVETWQKREVIEDRTLEKYQSVLRYIAGVKNEKPFVKVYLKYEDKTAMDVFEKHPLLKDTLVEFVNITTLAKENKNIPKTVNNTKIAMCKDVRDKLNKIISSRAEIIYANYSNVVGMGISDVRFEGDKMFEEPCIVVHCLDKTLIPYGEKQLPLSIDGYPCDIRESIFMFGSCVDCRNRYPDPGCSISRPYEKDIGSAGFLVKNTTTTGFLTAAHVAMEDLEDLYNSELYLSECKKRASSDYDFARKQHNIVHPAWLQNEENIVIGEVRESFIGNCSDKIGIDAAFVKTSEERLGEKNEMKIAEEDSLTVDGETRVTKRGQTTHITYGKLVETNFTITIPKTSRKERYYFINCYRIENEDDKKSFFEPGDSGSGVFMIDKDNGQFKPLGIAFASDPITKSTVVCKIEPIIRAFKLSLYKEDDVMDEG, from the exons ATGGCATTCGACAACGTTTTGACTCGTAAACAGGATACTGATGACGGTGTAAGTGTTACTAATGGTTCGACGCCTGAAACATATAAATCGGAGGATAATGGAGACGTAATCGAAGCGACTAAGAATATAGGAGAGAACATTAGTTTTATAATCAGTActcaaatgaaaaatcattttttggggAAAACTCACAACACTTGTCAATCGTTCTCTGATTATCCTTTATGTATTGAGCTTTTCTGTTTAGTAAGAGAGATTTTAAAGCGTGTTGTAGATTCAtgtttaacaaacatgacttgCCATAAAGGTAAAACAAACGATCTTCTTCATGATAGTAAACGTGAAACCGCTGTGCCAATTCAGAAAACGATGTCTACTTTTGATTggagaaagaaagaaacaaaagaaGTTTTGGAGACCCTTTCCTCAAAGCAAAGTGAAATAATTCTAgcgacagaaaaaaaattaaacgaaaCAGAAAGTGAACTGAAAACGTTTTCTGATTCACTGAGAAAGTTTCAACATACAATAAAGATGTTGGATCAGAAAACAA tgGTCGAAACATGGCAAAAGAGGGAAGTTATAGAGGACAGAACATTGGAAAAGTATCAATCTGTTCTCCGATACATTGCTGGAGTGAAGAATGAGAAGCCCTTTGTAAAGGTATATTTGAAATACGAAGACAAAACAGCTATGGATGTTTTTGAAAAGCACCCACTTCTAAAAGATACGCTAGTTGAGTTTGTTAATATTACTACTTTGgcgaaagaaaataaaaacattccaaAGACTGTAAACAACACTAAGATTGCAATGTGCAAAGACGTAAGagataaattaaacaaaattataagcAGTCGTgctgaaattatatatgctaACTACTCAAACGTTGTTGGGATGGGGATAAGTGACGTTAGATTCGAAGGAGATAAAATGTTTGAAGAGCCATGCATTGTTGTGCATTGTTTAGACAAAACCCTGATACCATATGGAGAAAAACAGTTACCTTTGAGTATTGACGGTTATCCATGTGATATAAGGGAGAGCATATTTATGTTTGGATCATGTGTTGATTGTCGAAACAGATACCCAGATCCAGGATGTAGCATAAGTAGGCCATACGAAAAAGATATCGGCTCCGCCGGGTTTCTGGTCAAAAATACGACGACCACTGGTTTTTTAACGGCTGCACATGTGGCAATGGAAGACCTCGAAGATTTATACAATTCAGAGTTGTATTTATCAGAATGCAAGAAACGTGCAAGTTCAGATTATGATTTTGCAAGGAAGCAACACAACATTGTTCACCCGGCATGGCTACAAAACGAAGAAAATATTGTTATAGGAGAAGTCAGAGAATCCTTTATTGGAAATTGTAGCGACAAAATAGGCATTGATGCAGCATTTGTTAAAACCAGTGAAGAAAGACTTGGGG aaaaaaatgaaatgaaaatagcaGAAGAAGACAGTCTCACAGTTGATGGAGAAACACGTGTTACAAAGAGGGGCCAAACGACACATATAACGTATGGGAAATTAGTCGAAACAAACTTTACAATAACAATCCCTAAAACTTCAAGAAAGGAACggtattattttatcaattgttatagaattgaaaatgaagatgacaaaaagtcattttttgaaccTGGGGATTCTGGTTCAGGAGTTTTCATGATTGATAAAGACAACGGTCAATTTAAACCTTTGGGGATTGCATTTGCATCCGATCCCATTACCAAAAGCACAGTTGTTTGCAAAATCGAACCCATTATCAGAGCTTTCAAATTGTCTTTGTATAAAGAAGACGACGTAATGGATGAGGGTTAA